The Mesorhizobium koreense genome includes a window with the following:
- a CDS encoding NADH-quinone oxidoreductase subunit M has protein sequence MTDWPILSTVTFLPLVGVVLILFIRDESEAARKNIRMIALLTTIVTFLVSLLIWIGFNPSDASFQMVEKHEWLDSGISYHMGVDGISMLLVILTTLMMVFTILASWRVQDRVKPYMIAFLVLEMLMIGVFCALDIVLFYVFFEAGLIPMFIIIGVWGGKRRVYASFKFFLYTLLGSVLMLLAIMAMFWQSGTTDIPTLLTHNFPVSMQPWLWFAFFASFAVKMPMWPVHTWLPDAHVEAPTAGSVILAAILLKMGGYGFLRFSLPMFPDASAMFAPFIFTLSVVAIVYTSLVALMQEDMKKLVAYSSVAHMGFVTMGIFALNQQGVQGALFQMISHGLVSGALFLCVGVLYDRQHTREIATYGGLVNNMPKYAVALMIFTMANIGLPGTSGFVGEFLTLMGAFEANTWVALFATTGVILSAAYALWLYRRLIFGVLSKETLKGMLDLSTREKAILYPLIVLVIFFGIYPAPILTATATSVDNLVNNVTISIQAGHRTASAQQQAIAR, from the coding sequence ATGACCGACTGGCCCATCCTATCGACGGTCACCTTCCTGCCACTGGTCGGCGTCGTCCTCATCCTTTTCATCAGGGACGAGAGCGAGGCGGCGCGGAAGAACATCCGCATGATCGCGCTCCTGACGACGATCGTCACCTTCCTGGTGTCTCTCCTGATCTGGATCGGCTTCAACCCGTCCGATGCCAGCTTCCAGATGGTCGAGAAGCACGAATGGCTGGATTCCGGGATTTCCTACCATATGGGCGTCGACGGCATCTCCATGCTGCTCGTCATCCTGACGACGTTGATGATGGTGTTCACGATCCTGGCAAGCTGGCGGGTTCAGGATCGCGTCAAGCCCTACATGATCGCCTTCCTGGTGTTGGAGATGCTGATGATCGGCGTCTTCTGCGCGCTCGACATCGTCCTGTTCTACGTCTTCTTCGAGGCTGGGCTGATCCCGATGTTCATCATCATCGGGGTGTGGGGCGGCAAGCGGCGCGTCTATGCTTCGTTCAAGTTCTTCCTCTACACGCTGCTCGGCTCGGTGCTGATGCTGCTCGCCATCATGGCGATGTTCTGGCAATCGGGCACGACCGATATTCCAACGCTACTAACGCATAATTTCCCTGTCTCCATGCAGCCATGGCTGTGGTTCGCCTTCTTCGCCTCCTTCGCGGTAAAGATGCCGATGTGGCCGGTGCATACCTGGCTGCCCGACGCGCATGTGGAGGCGCCGACGGCCGGCTCGGTTATCCTGGCGGCGATCCTCTTGAAGATGGGCGGCTACGGTTTCCTGCGCTTCTCGCTGCCGATGTTTCCCGACGCGTCGGCCATGTTCGCGCCCTTCATCTTCACGCTGTCGGTCGTCGCCATCGTCTACACCTCGCTCGTGGCGCTGATGCAGGAGGATATGAAGAAGCTCGTCGCCTACTCCTCCGTCGCTCATATGGGCTTCGTGACGATGGGCATCTTCGCCTTGAACCAGCAAGGCGTGCAGGGAGCTCTCTTCCAGATGATCTCGCATGGCCTGGTCTCCGGCGCGCTCTTCCTTTGCGTCGGCGTCCTCTATGACCGGCAGCATACGCGCGAGATCGCCACCTATGGCGGACTGGTCAACAACATGCCGAAATATGCCGTGGCGCTGATGATCTTCACCATGGCCAATATCGGCCTGCCGGGCACGAGCGGGTTCGTCGGCGAGTTCCTGACGCTGATGGGCGCATTCGAGGCCAATACCTGGGTGGCGCTTTTCGCCACCACGGGCGTCATCCTGTCGGCGGCCTACGCGCTCTGGCTCTATCGGCGCCTCATCTTCGGCGTGCTTTCCAAGGAGACGCTGAAGGGCATGCTCGATCTCTCGACGCGGGAGAAGGCGATCCTTTATCCGCTGATCGTGCTGGTGATCTTCTTCGGCATCTATCCGGCGCCGATCCTCACCGCCACCGCGACCTCCGTCGACAATCTCGTCAACAACGTCACCATCTCCATCCAGGCGGGGCACCGTACCGCTTCGGCGCAGCAACAGGCAATCGCCCGATGA
- the nuoK gene encoding NADH-quinone oxidoreductase subunit NuoK, translating into MEVGIAHYLTVSAIVFTLGVFGIFLNRKNVIVILMSIELILLAVNLNFVAFSAALGDLVGQVFALFVLTVAAAEAAIGLSILVVFYRNRGSIAVEDVNMMKG; encoded by the coding sequence ATGGAAGTGGGCATCGCACATTACCTGACCGTATCGGCGATCGTGTTCACGCTCGGTGTCTTCGGTATTTTCCTGAACCGCAAGAACGTGATCGTCATCCTGATGTCGATCGAACTCATCCTGCTCGCGGTCAATCTGAACTTCGTCGCCTTCTCGGCGGCGCTCGGCGATCTTGTCGGTCAGGTCTTTGCGCTCTTTGTGCTGACGGTGGCGGCGGCCGAAGCGGCGATCGGGCTTTCCATCCTCGTCGTCTTCTATCGAAATCGAGGCTCCATCGCCGTCGAAGACGTCAACATGATGAAGGGCTGA
- the nuoL gene encoding NADH-quinone oxidoreductase subunit L, with the protein MYQAIVFLPLIGFLIAGLFGGSIGAKASEYVTSGLLVVSAVLSWIAFFQVGFGDVETFVVPVLSFMKSGGLEADWALRIDTLTVVMLVVVNTVSALVHIYSIGYMHHDPDRPRFFAYLSLFTFAMLALVTADNLIQMFFGWEGVGLASYLLIGFWYKRPSAVAAAIKAFVVNRIGDFGFLLGIFGVFVLFGSVNLGTIFANAASYLPAAGAAAGEPVLTFLGHALDKQAAITVVCLLLFMGAMGKSAQVPLHTWLPDAMEGPTPVSALIHAATMVTAGVFMVARLSPLFELSHTALLVVTIIGAITAFFAATVGLVQNDIKRVIAYSTCSQLGYMFVALGVGAYGVAIFHLFTHAFFKALLFLCSGSVIHAVSDEQDMRKMGGLRKLIPYTYWTMIIGTLSLTGVGIPLTIIGTAGFISKDAIVESAFAGQNAAATFAFILLTVAAAFTAFYSWRLIFMTFHGKPRASHEVMHHVHESPPVMLVPLLLLSVGALLAGAVFKFAFIGEGYHEFWRTALFTLPGNEVVEAIHHSPVLVSLAPFIAMVVGTWVAWVFYIRSPKAPHELAEQHRGLYAFLLNKWYFDEVYDFLFVNGAKRLGHFLWKRGDGTIIDGLGPDGVSARVIDVTNRVVRLQTGYLYHYAFVMLIGIVALITWMMLGGSL; encoded by the coding sequence ATGTACCAGGCAATTGTCTTCCTGCCCCTCATCGGCTTCCTGATCGCCGGCCTTTTCGGCGGCTCGATCGGGGCCAAGGCGTCGGAGTACGTCACCTCCGGCTTGCTGGTGGTGTCCGCGGTCCTGTCGTGGATCGCCTTCTTCCAGGTCGGCTTCGGAGATGTGGAGACGTTCGTCGTCCCCGTCCTCTCCTTCATGAAATCAGGCGGGCTCGAAGCCGACTGGGCGCTCAGGATCGACACGCTGACCGTGGTGATGCTGGTGGTGGTCAACACCGTCTCGGCGCTGGTCCACATCTATTCGATCGGCTACATGCATCACGATCCCGATCGGCCGCGTTTCTTCGCCTATCTGTCGCTTTTCACCTTCGCCATGCTGGCGCTGGTGACGGCCGACAATCTCATCCAGATGTTCTTCGGCTGGGAAGGCGTCGGCCTCGCCTCCTATCTCCTGATCGGTTTCTGGTACAAGCGGCCTTCCGCCGTCGCCGCTGCGATCAAAGCCTTTGTCGTCAATCGTATCGGCGATTTCGGCTTCCTGCTCGGCATCTTCGGCGTCTTCGTGCTGTTCGGCTCGGTCAATCTCGGCACCATCTTCGCCAATGCCGCAAGCTACCTGCCGGCGGCTGGCGCTGCCGCAGGCGAGCCTGTGCTTACCTTCCTGGGCCATGCGCTCGACAAGCAGGCGGCGATCACGGTGGTGTGCCTGCTCCTTTTCATGGGCGCCATGGGCAAGTCGGCGCAGGTGCCGCTGCACACCTGGCTGCCGGATGCGATGGAAGGCCCGACACCGGTCTCCGCGCTCATCCATGCCGCCACCATGGTCACGGCCGGCGTCTTCATGGTGGCGCGGCTGTCACCGCTCTTCGAGCTTTCCCACACCGCGCTGTTGGTCGTGACCATCATCGGTGCGATCACGGCTTTCTTCGCGGCGACGGTCGGACTGGTGCAGAACGACATCAAGCGCGTGATCGCCTATTCGACCTGCTCGCAGCTCGGCTACATGTTCGTGGCGCTCGGCGTCGGCGCCTATGGCGTCGCCATCTTCCACCTGTTCACCCACGCTTTCTTCAAGGCGCTGCTCTTCCTGTGCTCGGGCTCGGTCATCCACGCCGTCTCCGACGAGCAGGACATGCGCAAGATGGGCGGTCTCAGGAAGCTGATCCCTTACACCTACTGGACGATGATCATCGGCACGCTGTCGCTCACCGGCGTCGGCATTCCGCTGACGATCATCGGTACGGCCGGTTTCATCTCCAAGGACGCCATCGTAGAATCGGCCTTTGCCGGCCAGAACGCGGCCGCGACCTTCGCCTTTATACTGCTCACTGTCGCCGCGGCCTTCACCGCGTTCTACTCATGGCGGCTGATCTTCATGACGTTCCACGGCAAGCCGCGCGCCAGTCATGAGGTCATGCACCACGTGCATGAATCGCCGCCGGTCATGCTGGTGCCGCTCCTGCTGCTTTCGGTCGGCGCGCTCCTGGCAGGCGCTGTGTTCAAGTTCGCGTTCATTGGCGAGGGCTATCACGAGTTCTGGCGCACCGCGCTGTTCACGCTGCCGGGCAACGAGGTCGTCGAGGCTATCCATCACTCGCCCGTGCTGGTCAGTCTTGCGCCGTTCATCGCCATGGTCGTGGGAACCTGGGTCGCCTGGGTATTCTATATCCGCTCGCCCAAGGCGCCGCACGAACTCGCAGAACAGCATCGCGGCCTCTACGCCTTCCTGCTCAACAAGTGGTATTTCGACGAGGTCTACGATTTCCTCTTCGTCAATGGAGCGAAGCGCCTCGGCCATTTCCTGTGGAAGCGCGGCGACGGCACGATCATCGACGGGCTCGGCCCGGACGGCGTCTCGGCGCGTGTCATCGACGTCACCAACCGCGTTGTCCGGCTGCAGACGGGCTATCTCTACCACTACGCTTTCGTGATGCTGATCGGCATCGTCGCGCTCATCACCTGGATGATGCTCGGAGGTTCTCTCTGA
- the nuoI gene encoding NADH-quinone oxidoreductase subunit NuoI, whose protein sequence is MSAFAQAAKSLILKEFWEATVLSLKLFVAPKATINYPHEKNPQSPRFRGEHALRRYPNGEERCIACKLCEAICPAQAITIEAGPRRNDGTRRTVRYDIDMVKCIYCGFCQEACPVDAIVEGPNFEFSTETREELYYDKEKLLANGDRWERELARNIQLDAPYR, encoded by the coding sequence ATGAGCGCGTTCGCACAGGCGGCGAAATCGCTGATCCTGAAGGAATTCTGGGAAGCCACCGTGCTTTCCCTGAAACTGTTCGTTGCGCCGAAGGCGACGATCAACTATCCGCACGAGAAGAATCCGCAGAGCCCGCGCTTCCGCGGCGAGCATGCCTTGCGCCGTTATCCGAACGGCGAAGAGCGTTGCATCGCCTGCAAATTGTGCGAGGCGATCTGCCCGGCGCAGGCCATCACCATCGAGGCAGGCCCGCGCCGCAACGACGGCACGCGTCGCACGGTGCGCTACGACATCGACATGGTGAAGTGCATCTATTGCGGCTTCTGCCAGGAGGCCTGCCCGGTCGACGCGATCGTCGAGGGACCGAATTTCGAGTTCTCCACGGAGACGCGCGAGGAACTTTATTACGACAAGGAAAAGTTGCTCGCCAACGGCGACCGCTGGGAGCGCGAACTGGCTCGCAATATCCAGTTGGACGCCCCCTATCGGTGA
- the nuoN gene encoding NADH-quinone oxidoreductase subunit NuoN — translation MTADLATSLSIALPELILSVGAMVVLMIGVYAGKSATGVVNVLSVLLLAAAAIWLMTTDASGEAFGGAIVLDPFARVMMVLTLIGSAVALVMAVRFASHAGFYSFEYPVMILLSTVGMMLMISAHNMISLYLGLELQNLGLYVLAAFHRDNLRSTESGLKYFVLSSLSSGLLLYGITLVYGYTGSVGFQEIASALSAGPRSIGLLFGIVFVLAGLIFKISAVPFHMWTPDVYEGAPTPVTAFLSSAPKMAAMSFLVRTTVDAFQPAAADWQQVIVFVSIASMALGSFAAIGQRNFKRLMAYSAIGHMGFALVGLAANTPAGVRGVVIYMLIYLAMTLGTFAFILSMRRKDEQVESIDDLAGLATTNPMMATIMTILLFSLAGIPPLAGFWAKWYVFLAAINAHLYALAVIGVLTSVVGAFYYLRIIKIMWFDEAGKGFSPMAAEMRVVFGLSGAFILFYVLIGGPLGRVAEAAARSFY, via the coding sequence ATGACCGCAGACCTCGCAACGAGCCTATCCATAGCGCTGCCCGAACTTATTCTTTCGGTCGGCGCCATGGTCGTTCTGATGATCGGCGTCTATGCCGGCAAGAGCGCGACGGGTGTCGTCAACGTGCTGTCCGTCCTGTTGCTTGCCGCAGCCGCGATCTGGCTGATGACCACGGACGCCAGCGGAGAGGCGTTCGGCGGCGCCATCGTTCTCGACCCGTTCGCGCGCGTGATGATGGTCCTGACGTTGATCGGCTCGGCCGTCGCGCTCGTCATGGCGGTGCGCTTCGCCAGCCACGCCGGCTTCTACAGCTTCGAATATCCGGTGATGATCCTGCTTTCGACCGTCGGCATGATGCTGATGATCTCGGCGCACAACATGATCAGCCTCTACCTCGGGCTGGAACTGCAGAATCTAGGCCTCTACGTCCTTGCCGCCTTCCATCGTGACAATCTGCGCTCGACCGAGTCCGGCCTTAAATATTTCGTGCTGAGCTCGCTCTCCTCCGGGCTTTTGCTTTACGGCATTACGCTGGTCTACGGCTACACCGGCAGCGTCGGCTTCCAGGAGATCGCCTCGGCGCTTTCCGCCGGTCCGCGCTCCATCGGCCTCCTCTTCGGTATCGTCTTCGTGCTCGCCGGCCTGATCTTCAAGATCTCGGCGGTGCCGTTCCATATGTGGACGCCGGACGTCTATGAGGGCGCGCCGACGCCGGTCACCGCGTTCCTTTCCTCCGCGCCGAAGATGGCGGCGATGTCTTTCCTGGTTCGCACCACGGTCGATGCATTCCAGCCGGCGGCCGCGGACTGGCAGCAGGTCATCGTCTTCGTCTCGATCGCGTCGATGGCGCTGGGCTCTTTCGCGGCCATCGGGCAGCGCAATTTCAAACGGCTGATGGCCTATTCCGCGATCGGCCATATGGGCTTCGCGCTGGTGGGGCTTGCCGCCAACACGCCGGCCGGCGTGCGCGGCGTCGTCATCTACATGCTGATCTACCTTGCCATGACGCTCGGCACCTTCGCCTTCATCCTCTCCATGCGGCGCAAGGATGAGCAGGTCGAGAGCATCGACGATCTGGCCGGTCTCGCCACCACCAATCCGATGATGGCGACGATCATGACCATCCTACTCTTCTCGCTCGCCGGCATCCCGCCGCTCGCCGGCTTCTGGGCTAAATGGTACGTCTTCCTCGCCGCGATCAACGCGCATCTCTACGCGCTTGCCGTGATCGGCGTCCTTACCTCGGTGGTCGGCGCGTTCTACTATCTGAGGATCATCAAGATCATGTGGTTCGACGAGGCAGGCAAGGGCTTTTCGCCGATGGCGGCGGAAATGCGCGTCGTCTTCGGGCTCTCCGGCGCCTTCATCCTCTTCTATGTCCTGATCGGTGGGCCGCTCGGGCGCGTGGCCGAGGCCGCCGCAAGGAGCTTCTACTGA
- the nuoH gene encoding NADH-quinone oxidoreductase subunit NuoH codes for MIVILLVGVALILYADRKIWAAVQLRRGPNVVGPWGVLQPFADLFKFVFKEPVIPAGANKGVFLLAPLVSAVLAISAWAVIPIDAGWAIADINVGILYVLAISSLEVYGVIMGGWASNSKYPFLGALRSAAQMVSYEVSIGFVIITVLLCVGSLNLTDIVMSQKDGLGTHLGLPNTFLDWHWLSLLPMFVVFFISALAETNRPPFDLVEAESELVAGHMVEYSSTPFLLFFLGEYVAIVLMCALATILFLGGWLPPLDFAPFTWVPGFIWFILKMLLIFFMISLVKAFVPRYRYDQLMRLGWKVFLPISLFMVVATAVFLKVTGLA; via the coding sequence ATGATCGTCATCCTCTTGGTTGGCGTCGCCCTGATACTCTATGCCGACCGCAAGATATGGGCTGCCGTGCAGTTGCGCCGAGGCCCGAACGTCGTCGGTCCCTGGGGCGTGCTCCAGCCTTTCGCGGACCTGTTCAAATTCGTCTTCAAGGAGCCGGTTATTCCGGCCGGCGCCAACAAGGGCGTGTTCCTGCTGGCGCCTTTGGTGTCGGCGGTGCTGGCGATATCGGCCTGGGCGGTGATCCCCATCGATGCCGGCTGGGCGATCGCCGACATCAATGTCGGTATCCTCTATGTGCTCGCGATCTCGTCGCTCGAGGTCTACGGCGTCATCATGGGGGGCTGGGCGTCGAACTCGAAATACCCGTTCCTCGGCGCGCTGCGTTCGGCGGCGCAGATGGTTTCCTACGAGGTCTCCATCGGCTTCGTCATCATCACCGTGCTTCTCTGCGTCGGTTCGCTCAACCTCACCGACATCGTTATGTCGCAGAAGGACGGGCTCGGCACGCATCTCGGCCTGCCGAACACCTTCCTCGACTGGCACTGGCTGTCGCTCCTGCCGATGTTCGTCGTTTTCTTCATTTCCGCGCTGGCCGAGACCAACCGCCCGCCCTTCGATCTGGTCGAGGCGGAATCGGAGCTCGTTGCCGGACACATGGTCGAATATTCCTCGACGCCGTTCCTGCTCTTCTTCCTCGGGGAATATGTGGCGATCGTACTGATGTGCGCGCTTGCCACGATCCTCTTCCTTGGAGGCTGGTTGCCGCCGCTCGACTTCGCGCCTTTCACCTGGGTACCGGGCTTCATCTGGTTCATCCTGAAGATGCTGCTCATCTTCTTCATGATCTCGCTGGTGAAGGCGTTCGTCCCGCGCTACCGCTACGACCAGTTGATGCGGCTGGGCTGGAAAGTGTTCCTGCCGATCTCGCTGTTCATGGTGGTCGCGACCGCGGTGTTCCTGAAAGTAACGGGGCTGGCATGA
- a CDS encoding NADH-quinone oxidoreductase subunit J — translation MLTGLEAAFFYLFAFILVGSAFMVIAARNPVHSVLFLILAFFNAAGLFLLSGAEFLALILLVVYVGAVLVLFLFVVMMLDVDFAEMKRGVLEYAPAGALVGIILLGELIVVLGGYTFTPELAKSIARPIPSLAQRSNTGALGDILYTDYLFYFEVAGLLLLVAMVGAIVLTLRHKQAVKRQSIIAQVARNPKTAVKLHDVKTGEGVS, via the coding sequence ATGCTGACTGGACTAGAGGCGGCGTTCTTTTACCTCTTCGCCTTCATACTCGTTGGCTCGGCCTTCATGGTGATTGCGGCGCGCAATCCCGTGCACTCGGTGCTGTTCCTGATCCTCGCCTTTTTCAATGCGGCTGGGCTGTTCCTGCTGTCCGGAGCGGAGTTCCTCGCGCTCATCCTGCTCGTCGTCTATGTCGGCGCGGTCCTGGTGCTGTTTCTGTTCGTGGTGATGATGCTCGACGTCGACTTCGCCGAGATGAAGCGGGGCGTGCTCGAATATGCGCCAGCTGGCGCGCTGGTCGGCATCATCCTGCTCGGCGAACTGATCGTGGTTCTCGGCGGCTACACGTTTACGCCCGAGCTTGCCAAGAGCATTGCCAGGCCGATCCCATCCCTGGCGCAGCGCTCCAACACAGGTGCGCTCGGCGACATCCTCTATACCGATTATCTGTTCTATTTCGAGGTCGCCGGCCTGCTGTTGCTGGTGGCGATGGTCGGGGCCATCGTTCTGACATTGCGTCACAAGCAGGCGGTCAAGCGCCAGTCGATCATCGCACAAGTGGCCCGCAACCCAAAGACCGCCGTAAAACTGCACGACGTCAAGACAGGCGAGGGAGTGTCCTGA
- a CDS encoding biotin--[acetyl-CoA-carboxylase] ligase: MTSVSGQPIAGLAAYRRLSLGEVASTNASALAAAREGDVGNLWVTAIRQSAGKGRRGREWVSEPGNLYASLLLIDPAPVSRIGTLPLVAGLGVYRALRSFFANNPQALAIKWPNDLLVDGHKICGILLESGTLADGRLAVVIGCGINCSTHPENPLYPTTDLAECGIEVEPERVFPSLAAEMAGVLAEWSGGAGFARIREDWLFAADGKGGPVTIRRQDSETAGIFEDIDRDGYLLLNVAGERRRISAGDLFFSTGEGRAYGG, translated from the coding sequence CTGACGAGCGTGTCGGGACAGCCGATCGCAGGGCTGGCCGCTTATCGCCGCCTCTCGTTGGGCGAGGTCGCCTCGACGAACGCCTCGGCACTGGCAGCGGCCCGCGAAGGTGATGTCGGCAATCTCTGGGTCACCGCCATACGTCAGTCGGCCGGCAAGGGCAGGCGCGGACGAGAATGGGTGTCGGAACCCGGCAATCTATACGCTTCGCTGTTGTTGATCGATCCCGCGCCCGTCTCGCGGATCGGGACGCTGCCGCTGGTGGCCGGGCTCGGTGTATATCGCGCCCTTCGTTCCTTCTTCGCGAACAATCCGCAAGCGCTTGCCATCAAATGGCCGAACGATCTTCTGGTCGACGGACACAAGATCTGTGGCATCCTGCTCGAAAGCGGGACACTTGCGGATGGTCGGCTGGCTGTCGTCATTGGCTGCGGCATCAATTGCTCCACGCATCCCGAAAATCCGCTCTATCCGACGACCGATCTCGCCGAATGTGGCATAGAGGTCGAACCGGAACGGGTGTTCCCATCGCTCGCGGCGGAGATGGCCGGCGTGCTGGCCGAATGGAGCGGCGGCGCCGGCTTCGCTCGCATCCGGGAGGACTGGCTGTTCGCCGCCGACGGCAAGGGCGGCCCGGTTACCATCAGACGGCAGGATAGCGAGACGGCAGGCATTTTCGAGGACATCGACCGGGACGGCTATCTTTTGTTGAACGTGGCGGGTGAACGACGCCGCATCTCCGCGGGCGATCTTTTCTTTTCGACTGGTGAGGGCAGGGCATATGGCGGATAG